One Trichormus variabilis 0441 genomic window, CCACTTGTGATTAGTCGCCCCTGGCTGTTGACACCAGGAGTTTTCTGCAAGCGGAACGCATCTTTATAACCGTTGGAGTAAGCTTAAACCGTGGGTATCAGTACCGCAAGTATTGAAAATGCCATACTCTTGGGCTAGATTTTGTATTTGCTCCGATTCAATCACACTGGGCTTCCAAGGGTTGGGGTTGTTGTAGGCGTAATATGTTTCTACACCATCAATCCCATATTCCGCCGCCGCCGGAATCAAATCAAAGTGAGATTTTCGATAACGTGCTGGATGCGCCAATACCGCTATCCCTCCGGCTGCATGAATAGCCTCAATTACGTTACCTGCTTGATATTCTCTATCGGTTGTTATCTTTCTTTGCAGATAAGGTTTCAGACTAGAATGTTCTGGCTGGAAAGCATAACCCAAAATGTGAACTTCTACATCCAACAAGTTGGCATTAATTTCTACACCACTCCACAGGTGAGGAGTTGTTACACCAGGATTGTTCCATTTCCAGTTTTCTAACCAAGCTTGCGCTGCTTCATACCCACCTACAGTATGATGATCAGTGATTGCAAAACCTTGTAGTCCAATAGCGATCGCCTGCTCCATCAACACACTTGGCTGTAATCTGCCATCCGAATAAACAGTGTGCATATGAAAGTTAAATAACTTCGGACAACTTTGAGCATCAATTGTCTGAAATACTTGCTTTAATAGTTCGGTGGAAGCAGATGTTCGAGCAAAATTTATAACCATAACCCCCTCTGAATAAAAATACTCGATTTCTCACAGACCAGCACACCACACTTAAATAAAAGAGAAATACTTAGCACGTTAGATTAGTGCCAATTAGCAGAAATTTTTCAATATGTTAAGACTACGTTAGCAAATCTCAATGCTTCTGGTCATGAGTATTTCCAATCGCCTTCATAAGTAGCAGTGACGAATATTGCTATCACCACTATTTGCGTACTTAGGTAAATATTCAGATAAATAATCGTTAAATAAGCTATTTTATAGAGCGATCGTAGCTTTTTCACACATGAGTTACTTTTGAAAACCGTATAAAATGCAACTCAATTTTTACTATATTTTCAATCTACAGAAAGCTGAAATATATTGTGATTCCTGGAGTAGTCAACAGCAAAAGTTTACTAAATTTATAGTAAGCACTTTAGTACTCAAACATTTAAGCACTAAAGTGCTTACTAATAACACGCTTATTTGTAAATACTCCCGTGGCAGAATACTAGTACAGCGTGATCAAACTCAAAAAACCATTCTTACTATCCTGCAAAACCTGAAAGGATATTTTCCTCTCCCTCACAGGGTTGACTCATCAAAAAACCTCATCTTCAACACCACGCCACCATTCACCCAAATTCATTAAATCTTGGTGAATATCTGCTAATTCCTCAGCATAGACATTTTCGGGAATAGTATCCCGGTGTTCTTGTAATTTTTTCAAGCGTAGTTGCACCAATAGCCAAGGTTTAGCAATGCTATCAGTGGATTCCATGTATTGAGCCAGTTGTTTACTATCCATATATTTCTGGTGTTGATTTTCCCACTACTTTTAGGATATGTAATACTAATTGAAAATTCAAAATCTACTCCTACAGAAAATACAGCAGCTTGCGAGTAAGTGAGGAACAGAAGACAAAAAATCAACTCAAGCATCCTAGTGTTTATCTCCTGCTTTGTCTGGGACACACTCTGCAAACTTCCTCCTGTAGGAACTAGCAAATAACTAGAGAGCAAAACAGCCACGATTCCATCGTGACTGCTTGTTTTGTTGAAGAAAAGATTAATTATTGCTGCTGGAGAAATTCACCAACAGCCCTCATGTTACTGGACAACTAAGCTTTAGCATAATTCGCAGCAGCAAAGTCCCAGTTAACCAAGTTATCTAAGTAGTTCTTGATAAAAGCTGGGCGAGCATTTCTGAAGTCGATGTAGTAAGCGTGTTCCCAAACATCCAAGGTTAAGAGTGCTTTTTGTCCATGAGCCAGGGGATTTTCGGCGTTTGGAGTTTTAGTGACTTTCAGTGTACCGTTATCATCAATTAGCCAAGCCCATCCGCTACCGAACTGAGTTGCAGCAGCGTTGGAAAATTCTTCTTTGAATTTGTCGAAGCTACCAAAGTCTTGGTTGATTTTGGCTGCAAATTCACCTGTAGGTGCGCCACCACCTGCGGGCTTTAAAGAATTCCAGAAGAAAGTGTGGTTCCACACTTGAGCAGCGTTGTTAAAGATTCCAGCTTTAGAGGGATCCTTAAAGGCAATTTGGATGACTTCTTCTAAGGACTTATCAGCCAATTCTGTACCATCGGTAAGCTTGTTCAGGTTATCTACATAAGCTTTGTGATGTTTGCCGTAGTGATACTCGAAGGTCTCACCTTTCATGCCATACTGCTCTAAAGCATTAAAGTCGTAGGGTAGTGGTTCCTGTACAAATGCCATTTTGTGAATTCCTCTCTTTAGCAGTTTCCATTTAAAAGCTATTGCAGCAGCCTGGGAAATTACAGGTTTGGTGCTGACTGGTTTTATATCCTTAAATCCTGGGATATAAAACTTAACATCGTCATTCTACTACCAAAGTGAAGATTCAGACAAAGTAGTTTTTTAATAAGTCAAAATCCGGTAAATCAAATTTCCGAAACTTCCATCTTTAGAAACAAGATGGAATAGTTTTCTCATCTATCTACAGTTAGATGAATGATATTTGAACTTTGCGCGTCTACGGAGGAAACTACGCTCTGACTTCCCGCGAAATTTATTTATGGAGAAGAAAAAAAGTGAAACAACATTAATTTCAGCCACCGGATTTATCCGTAGGGGATTTTGAATTCGGAGCAAAGCGACGTGACAGGGATAGCTTCCTAAAAAATAGGGAGTCAGTGTTGCAACACTGACTCCCTAATAAATTGAAAAAAATTCAGAACTAACAACAGTTGATAACGACTACCATTGAGACAAGCGTTGTTGGTAGTAATCAACAATTTGGCTAGCAACATCCGATATGCTGAGTCCATCTGTTTGCAGTTCAACTGCATCTGCTGCTTTTTGTAGAGGGGAAACTTTGCGAGTGCTATCTTTCCAATCGCGTTCAGCGATGTCTTTTTCTAGCTGTTCTAGACTTACTTCTGGTTGACCTTGTTTTTGAAAGTCTTGCTGGCGACGACGAGCGCGTTCACCCACAGAGGCGGTTAAAAAGATTTTTACTTCAGCGTCAGGAAATACGTGAGTACCAATATCTCTACCCTCTGCTACCAGTCCACCCCGTTTACCCCAGCGTTGTTGTTGCTTTACTAGGGCTTCACGTACAGCAGCTTGAGCAGCGATCGCCGATACTTGAGAAGTCACTTCAATCGTGCGAATATCCTGGGTAACATCAGTATCATTAATCCAAACACGCACCGGAGATTGTAAATCTTGGCTAGGAGTCAGCTCGATTTTACAGTTGTTAGCTAATTCAGCGATCGCACAATCATCGTCAATAGCAATACCCTGTTGTAGCACCAACCAAGTCACAGCACGATACATCGCTCCTGTATCTAGATACACTAAACCGAGTTTAGTTGCTACTTGACGAGCCACGGTGGATTTTCCCGCCCCGGCTGGCCCATCAATAGCGATGATAGGTTGGCGATCGCGCAAAATGGTATTGTCAATCAAACGTGTAGAGCCAAGACGAGCAGCGATCGCCAGCATTCCTTCCTCCTGAATTTTATCTAATGGCATTAACGTAGTCGGTTCAACCAATTCTATATATTCCACTAAAACACTACTAACCTTGGCTAATTCCTGCCGTACCACTTCTCGCAACCTACTGCTATAGCGGACACCTGCCTTAAATGCAGCCTCAGCTTGCAGCAAGCCACGATACAATACTGCTGCTTGCTGTTTTTCTGGAGCAGTTAAATACTGGTTGCGAGAGCTACAGGCTAAACCCGACGCTTCCCGCACAGTGGGACAAGCAACAATTTCTACAGGCAAATTTAAATCAGCCACCAGCCGTTTAATCACAGCTAACTGCTGACCATCTTTTTGACCGAAATAAGCTCGGTCAGGTTGTACCAAGTTCAAAAGCTTGGTCACAATCGTCGCCACACCCTGAAAGTGACCTAACCGAGAATGACCACACAAGCCAGATATCATAACAGATGGAGGGATTACTTGTGTAACTTGAGATTCTTGTATATTTTTCTGAGGTATGCCTAATTCTTCCGGAGAAGGGGCAAAAATCGCATCAACTCCCGCTTGCTCGCACAATTGTCGGTCTTGTTCTAAAGTGCGGGGATACCTTCCATAATCCTCATTTGGGCCAAATTGCAGAGGATTGATAAAAATACTCACAATTACAGTAGAGTTTTCGTGCCGCGCCCGTTCAATCAGGCTCAAATGGCCTTGATGTAAACTCCCCATTGTTGGCACCAAGCCAATTGCAGTCTGATACCAGCTAGTCATACTATCTAGTATCTGTTCTTCTGATGCTGTCAGCTGACTTTCCCAGCGACGTTTATTTAAATAGCAGCGTAAAGCCGCAACTGTTGTCAACAGGCGCACAAAAAAATACCCCTAGTTCCTCATTGAACCTCTCCCCCGTTAGTTTATATCTGAAATAGGGGTAAGAGATGAGTGAACTAGAGGAATTGGGGATTGGGTATGAAGAATTGGGTACTGGGTAGTGGGGGATGCTGGTCTCCTGCTTTTCCCAGTCTCTAATCCCTATCTTCCCAAAACTTCAATCCTTACTGGTGCAACACCACTACCGATCATTCCTAGCAGTCTGGCTGCACCTGTGGATAAATCAATCACTCGGCCACGAGTAAATGGCCCCCGGTCGTTGATACGCACCACTACAGAACGACCATTACGGGTATTGGTAACACGGACTCTTGTGCCGAAAGGTAAGCTACGATGAGCAGCCGTCATGGCTTCTGGATTAAATCTCTCACCAGTAGCGGTTGGTTTGCCAGCAAACCC contains:
- a CDS encoding PHP domain-containing protein, whose amino-acid sequence is MVINFARTSASTELLKQVFQTIDAQSCPKLFNFHMHTVYSDGRLQPSVLMEQAIAIGLQGFAITDHHTVGGYEAAQAWLENWKWNNPGVTTPHLWSGVEINANLLDVEVHILGYAFQPEHSSLKPYLQRKITTDREYQAGNVIEAIHAAGGIAVLAHPARYRKSHFDLIPAAAEYGIDGVETYYAYNNPNPWKPSVIESEQIQNLAQEYGIFNTCGTDTHGLSLLQRL
- a CDS encoding bifunctional pantoate--beta-alanine ligase/(d)CMP kinase; the encoded protein is MRLLTTVAALRCYLNKRRWESQLTASEEQILDSMTSWYQTAIGLVPTMGSLHQGHLSLIERARHENSTVIVSIFINPLQFGPNEDYGRYPRTLEQDRQLCEQAGVDAIFAPSPEELGIPQKNIQESQVTQVIPPSVMISGLCGHSRLGHFQGVATIVTKLLNLVQPDRAYFGQKDGQQLAVIKRLVADLNLPVEIVACPTVREASGLACSSRNQYLTAPEKQQAAVLYRGLLQAEAAFKAGVRYSSRLREVVRQELAKVSSVLVEYIELVEPTTLMPLDKIQEEGMLAIAARLGSTRLIDNTILRDRQPIIAIDGPAGAGKSTVARQVATKLGLVYLDTGAMYRAVTWLVLQQGIAIDDDCAIAELANNCKIELTPSQDLQSPVRVWINDTDVTQDIRTIEVTSQVSAIAAQAAVREALVKQQQRWGKRGGLVAEGRDIGTHVFPDAEVKIFLTASVGERARRRQQDFQKQGQPEVSLEQLEKDIAERDWKDSTRKVSPLQKAADAVELQTDGLSISDVASQIVDYYQQRLSQW
- a CDS encoding superoxide dismutase, with amino-acid sequence MAFVQEPLPYDFNALEQYGMKGETFEYHYGKHHKAYVDNLNKLTDGTELADKSLEEVIQIAFKDPSKAGIFNNAAQVWNHTFFWNSLKPAGGGAPTGEFAAKINQDFGSFDKFKEEFSNAAATQFGSGWAWLIDDNGTLKVTKTPNAENPLAHGQKALLTLDVWEHAYYIDFRNARPAFIKNYLDNLVNWDFAAANYAKA